The DNA region GTCGATGTCCGATTCCGCGAGGCTGCCAGCCAGGGCGATGGCCTTGCTCTCGTACTCGTCCGTCAGCCTGGAATCCAGCAGGAACGCCGTCAACAACGAGCTGACGGTGGCAATGACCCCGAACACGACAATCATGAAAAGCAGCGTCTTGTGGAACAAGCGCGAACGGCTTGTCCATGGATCTTCGTCCATGGATTCGCGCTGCCCTCGCACCGCCGGAGCAGCCTGCCATCCCGGACCGCCGGCTTCGGAGTTGTCCATATTTTTGGATTGTCTGAATTCCGGATCCATTGCCGCTCCGTGTTACCGCGATAGCGCTGCTCTGTCACGCATTACGGCGGGCCGTCGCATGGTAGCGGAAACCACGCTGGTATGGCAAATACATGACCAGGCCACTCTCCGGCTCGTGTACAAATTAGTGGACGCCGGCCGGCGTCATGGAGGCAGCTGCCATGCGGGTCATCTTCCTTGGCGTGGGCGAGGCGTTCGACGAACATCTGGCCAACACCTCCCTGCTTGCCATGCCGGACAGCCTCGATTCCGACGCAGTGCTGCTGGACTGCGGTTTTACGGCGGCAGCCGCGTTTTATCTCCACGCTCCGGCCGGTCTGCGCGCCGACGGCCTTTCCGCCATCGCCATCACCCATCTGCACGGTGATCACTTTCTGGGCCTGCCCTGGCTGCTGCACAGACTGGGCGAGGACGGCCGAACCACCCGTCTGACTATCCTGGGACCGGACGGCGCGGCCGACGCCGTTCCTGCCGCCTATGAGCTGGCCTACCCCGGCTCCTACGCCAAGCTGCCTTTCCCCATCGTCTACACCCGGAGCGCGCCCGGCGTGCAGCTTGACATGGACCAGTGGCGCTTCCGCTTCGCACCCAGCCGGCACGGCCTGCTCAACCTCGCTATCCGTCTGGAGCGCGAGGGCAAGGTCTTATGCTACAGCGGCGACGGCGCTCCAAGCCCGGAGAGCGCCACCCTGGCTAAAGGCGCGGACCTGCTGGCGCAGGAGTCTTATTTTCTGGACATCGGAAGCGATCCCGACGGCGTGACCGGGCACGGCTCTGTGGAGCGAAGCATCGAGCTGGCCAGGCAGGCCGGGGCCCACCGCCTGGCGCTGGTCCATATCGCGCGCAGCGTTCGCCACGGCAGGTACGACGAGATCGAGCGTATGCTCAACACCGCCGGCGACGTGCACGCCTTTGCGCCGCAGCCCGGCTGCATGTGCAGAATCTGAGATGAAAAAACGCCGCCGCAGAAAAGCGACGGCGTCTTCAGATGCCTACTGGGTGGCCGACGCGCTGGCGCCGTTCCGCGTCTCGCTCGGAGGCGCTTCTTTCCACCCTTCGAACTCCAGGACCTTTTTGGCAATGGCCTTGCCGGCCACCTCGTTGCCCCAGGCGTTCCAGTGGGTGTCGCGCAGGTGGTAGACGTGCTGCTTTTTCTGCGCCTCCTGCAGCGCGGGCAGCAGGTCCAGATAGGGGATGCCGTTCCGCTTGCAGAACTCGCCCACACGCTTCTGTGGATAATCCCGCACAAACTGGGACGGGTCGTCGACCATGGACATGAGCTTGTTCCACAACTCGTCGTTG from Oceanidesulfovibrio marinus includes:
- a CDS encoding MBL fold metallo-hydrolase, yielding MRVIFLGVGEAFDEHLANTSLLAMPDSLDSDAVLLDCGFTAAAAFYLHAPAGLRADGLSAIAITHLHGDHFLGLPWLLHRLGEDGRTTRLTILGPDGAADAVPAAYELAYPGSYAKLPFPIVYTRSAPGVQLDMDQWRFRFAPSRHGLLNLAIRLEREGKVLCYSGDGAPSPESATLAKGADLLAQESYFLDIGSDPDGVTGHGSVERSIELARQAGAHRLALVHIARSVRHGRYDEIERMLNTAGDVHAFAPQPGCMCRI